The Bradyrhizobium sp. B097 genome contains the following window.
AGGCGGTTGATGGCGTCCTGGCCGATGCCGGGCTTGCCGATGCGGCGGCCGACCGGAATCCGCGTGGCATCGCGCCGGATGCGGTCGAGAATTTCTGGTGACACCAATTCGTCATAGAACACGACGTCAGCGTCCTGCAGCGCGCGCAGCGCCTTCACGGTGAGCAGATCCGGATCGCCCGGACCGGCGCCGACCAGTGTCACATGGCCGACAGCCTTGCCTTCCGTATTGGCGCCGGCGAATGCGGCGGGATCGCCGATCGCGTTCAGCGCCTGCTCGGCTTCGTCGGTGCGGTCGGCCAGCACGAGCGCGCCGATCGGGCCGTCGACGATGCGCTCCCAGAAGCGGCGGCGCAGCGGGAACTCTTCAATCCGCGCATGCATCGATTTGCGGAAGCGGCCGATAAATCCGGCGAGGTCGCCGATCCGAGCCGGCAGCACCGCCTCGATCTTCTCGCGGATGCGACGCGCCACGACCGGCGACGTGCCGCCGGTTCCGACCGCGACCACCACATCGCCGCGATCGACGATCGCAGGCATGATGAAGGTGGAATGCACGAGGTCGTCCATCACATTGACCGGCAGGCCAATCGCCTTGGCGCGCACCGACATCGCGGCACCGACCTCGCCTGCACCGGCGCAGAGCACGGCGATGACATCGGAGAGATCGGCTGCGAGCGGATCGCCCTCGGCGCGCTCGATGCGCGCGGCGTCCTCCGCCGCGATGCCCGCGAACTCATGATCGCCGTCGGTCGCGTACCAGCGAACCGCCGCGCCGGCAGCCGCGAGCAGCCGCAACTTGGCGCGCACGAGCTCGCCCGCTCCAACGAGCAGCACCTTGCCGCTTTGCAGATCCAGAAACACCGGCAGATATCGC
Protein-coding sequences here:
- the cysG gene encoding siroheme synthase CysG — protein: MRYLPVFLDLQSGKVLLVGAGELVRAKLRLLAAAGAAVRWYATDGDHEFAGIAAEDAARIERAEGDPLAADLSDVIAVLCAGAGEVGAAMSVRAKAIGLPVNVMDDLVHSTFIMPAIVDRGDVVVAVGTGGTSPVVARRIREKIEAVLPARIGDLAGFIGRFRKSMHARIEEFPLRRRFWERIVDGPIGALVLADRTDEAEQALNAIGDPAAFAGANTEGKAVGHVTLVGAGPGDPDLLTVKALRALQDADVVFYDELVSPEILDRIRRDATRIPVGRRIGKPGIGQDAINRLMIEAAQSGQRAVRLKGGDPFVFGRGGEEIEALRDAGVAYSIVPGISAGLGAAAQFEVPLTFRHEALRITFLTAHKARDAEVVDWSVLTDTKMTVVVYMGMTAAPAIREGLLAAGRSPETPVGVFARVTRPDAKAAVGTLARLPELVKQVDGGPAVLIIGDVVAHSAPWSRSNVTQLFSNQMFCELLKAAE